One Vibrio gazogenes genomic region harbors:
- a CDS encoding NYN domain-containing protein: protein MSRRTVAIFVDAGFFNRLFTSAVDPEMKMGPEELAKKMWHYWIKHVDRNNGEELYRIYYYDCPPLTLKAHHPITNKQIDFSKSDITHYKNELHEALMHQPYVACRMGHLSTSDKEWGFIRKDSIHNFNKLIRGEVDPQKINPNNVSLRPRQKGVDMKLGIDITSVVLKKLANKIILISGDSDFVPAAKLARIEGAHFILDAMGRKVKGDLAEHIDGLKTFIYQVTPKK, encoded by the coding sequence ATGTCCCGTCGTACTGTTGCAATTTTTGTTGATGCTGGCTTTTTTAACCGCCTTTTCACATCAGCTGTTGATCCTGAAATGAAAATGGGGCCTGAAGAACTGGCAAAGAAAATGTGGCATTACTGGATAAAGCACGTTGACCGTAATAACGGTGAAGAACTTTATCGTATCTATTACTACGATTGCCCACCTCTAACTTTAAAAGCACACCACCCGATTACGAATAAGCAAATCGATTTTTCAAAGAGTGACATCACACATTATAAAAATGAATTACATGAAGCTCTGATGCATCAACCATATGTGGCATGTCGTATGGGCCACCTAAGCACATCAGATAAAGAATGGGGCTTCATCCGTAAAGACAGCATTCATAATTTCAATAAACTTATCCGAGGTGAGGTTGATCCCCAAAAGATAAATCCAAATAACGTGTCGCTACGCCCGAGACAAAAAGGGGTAGATATGAAATTAGGCATAGATATAACAAGCGTAGTTTTAAAGAAACTAGCGAACAAAATAATTTTGATTTCAGGCGATAGTGACTTTGTCCCCGCAGCTAAGCTAGCCCGAATTGAAGGTGCTCATTTCATCTTAGATGCAATGGGGCGTAAGGTAAAAGGTGATTTAGCTGAGCATATAGATGGACTCAAAACATTTATATATCAAGTGACCCCGAAAAAGTAA
- a CDS encoding phosphotransferase produces MIQRHETQQQFEESGANLFVGNIEQCPISPQQLALTTRDSPYVVQTFNSGLTAEVYRIRFNGKDYTLKKKRSVARVQNPDGRFSFLNEVQRRSDFQKLKDDPQTSEAFRCIVETIYADYRLGIILSDWIEGDSVKQLTPLLLSQLFSTLNACEKVGLFEWDLSSGNLLVDRHQKLWLFDFGYMYRFDPLTEFNSNGIDTPLFQFCERFETRFLSGWLLEQDYSHRQSLALFRHVKQAAVDILEDKILWLQRNRADHAILYYTEQLRAQYLTALESEEALEDLFTLEMFRSNVLDIEDDLDGKSCTPTTIKRVDTVLEMVEKFYTLLKEQGALFFHNEGKSKAQLIESYQNKLSLVKQYQLSLNGA; encoded by the coding sequence ATGATTCAACGTCACGAAACACAGCAACAATTTGAAGAAAGTGGTGCCAATTTGTTCGTTGGTAACATTGAGCAGTGCCCAATATCACCGCAACAATTAGCGTTAACCACCCGTGACTCACCCTATGTCGTGCAAACCTTTAACAGTGGTTTGACGGCAGAAGTCTATCGTATCCGTTTTAACGGGAAGGATTACACGTTAAAGAAAAAGCGGTCAGTTGCACGAGTACAGAATCCTGATGGCAGGTTCTCTTTTCTCAATGAGGTGCAACGCCGATCAGATTTTCAAAAGCTTAAAGATGATCCTCAAACATCAGAGGCATTCAGATGCATCGTTGAGACAATTTATGCAGATTATCGCCTTGGTATTATTTTGTCCGACTGGATCGAGGGAGACTCCGTCAAACAGCTTACGCCTTTACTGCTATCACAGCTTTTTTCTACATTAAATGCATGTGAAAAAGTCGGTTTGTTTGAGTGGGATTTATCTTCTGGGAACCTATTAGTCGATCGTCATCAAAAATTATGGCTATTTGATTTTGGCTATATGTATCGATTTGATCCACTGACTGAATTTAACAGTAATGGTATCGATACTCCGCTGTTCCAATTTTGTGAACGCTTTGAAACCCGGTTCTTGTCTGGTTGGCTACTAGAGCAAGATTACTCACACCGCCAGTCCCTCGCATTATTTCGTCACGTCAAACAAGCAGCCGTGGATATTTTAGAAGACAAGATATTATGGCTTCAACGCAACCGTGCCGATCACGCCATCTTGTATTATACCGAGCAATTAAGAGCTCAATATCTAACCGCTCTTGAAAGCGAAGAGGCGCTAGAGGACTTATTTACGTTAGAAATGTTCCGCTCGAATGTTTTGGATATAGAAGATGACCTAGACGGTAAAAGCTGTACACCGACCACGATCAAACGAGTAGATACCGTTCTTGAAATGGTAGAAAAGTTCTATACGCTACTGAAGGAACAAGGTGCGCTGTTTTTCCATAATGAAGGTAAAAGCAAAGCACAACTGATTGAGTCATATCAGAACAAATTGAGCTTAGTAAAACAGTACCAGTTATCACTGAACGGAGCCTAA
- a CDS encoding type II toxin-antitoxin system RelE/ParE family toxin: MKSVFVESTIFEKYREDYLSDEEYRLFQVELMSNPKYGDVIQGTGGLRKIRVASKGKGKRGGSRVIYYYLDEHHRFYLLTIYAKNEMADLTADQKKQLKAFMEAWCNEQS, from the coding sequence ATGAAAAGTGTATTTGTCGAATCAACCATATTTGAAAAGTATCGTGAGGATTATCTAAGTGACGAAGAGTATCGGCTTTTTCAAGTCGAGCTAATGTCTAATCCAAAGTATGGTGATGTAATCCAAGGTACAGGAGGTCTGCGGAAAATACGAGTAGCAAGTAAGGGAAAAGGGAAGCGTGGTGGTTCACGCGTTATCTATTACTATCTCGATGAACATCATCGATTTTACTTGCTGACCATTTATGCGAAGAATGAAATGGCCGATTTAACCGCAGATCAAAAGAAACAGCTAAAAGCTTTTATGGAGGCATGGTGCAATGAGCAATCGTGA
- a CDS encoding helix-turn-helix domain-containing protein: MSNRDLFGELSSALVEAKEHSEGKLTLKTHRVGDVGERHITPDEIVHIREQFNMSRGVFARLLHTSSRTLENWEQGRSAPNGQAVTLLKLVQRYPETLSQIAEL, translated from the coding sequence ATGAGCAATCGTGATTTATTTGGAGAATTAAGTTCAGCACTTGTTGAAGCTAAGGAGCACTCAGAAGGTAAGTTGACGCTGAAAACCCATCGGGTTGGTGATGTGGGTGAACGTCATATTACACCTGATGAAATTGTTCATATTCGAGAGCAGTTCAATATGTCACGGGGTGTTTTTGCTCGTTTACTTCATACCTCATCACGTACACTGGAAAACTGGGAACAAGGGCGTAGTGCACCGAATGGGCAGGCGGTCACGCTTCTAAAATTAGTACAACGTTATCCGGAAACATTGTCACAGATAGCTGAGTTATAA
- a CDS encoding LysR family transcriptional regulator, whose amino-acid sequence MDMDINQLRLLVVLDKERNLSNAARKLFISQSAASHVLSKLRNRFDNPLFIKTRTGMEPTPLVRTLLPDIQKGLNAIDMAFEKMKPFNPALDAKTFYIGAIDYFEFYALPKLGKRLESSAPNVRIAIDILSENMQMERVEQGHIDLILGVDELQIMPRYYNRYHWLTDTYVGIVSTQASLPDKLTLNQFLKTPQIHLPLINSGGDPIDRWLHQQHQARQISMIVQSFAVGGMVTVQTNSLMCVPLRIALELQQMLPVRIIELPEGTPELSLSMFTHQLYDSQDSIQWLIQEIHQCVRN is encoded by the coding sequence ATGGATATGGATATCAATCAGCTTCGGCTGCTGGTGGTGTTGGACAAAGAGAGAAACCTGTCTAATGCAGCCAGAAAGCTGTTCATTAGTCAGTCGGCGGCAAGTCATGTCTTGTCTAAATTGCGTAATCGCTTCGATAACCCGTTGTTTATTAAAACCAGAACCGGTATGGAACCGACCCCGTTGGTTCGGACATTACTGCCTGATATCCAAAAAGGCCTGAACGCCATTGATATGGCGTTTGAAAAAATGAAGCCATTCAACCCCGCCTTGGATGCGAAGACCTTTTACATCGGTGCAATTGACTACTTCGAATTTTACGCTTTGCCAAAATTAGGGAAAAGACTGGAATCTTCAGCGCCCAACGTCAGAATTGCCATCGATATCCTCTCGGAAAATATGCAAATGGAGCGCGTCGAGCAAGGGCATATTGACCTGATTCTGGGCGTGGATGAACTTCAGATCATGCCAAGATATTACAACCGTTATCACTGGTTGACTGACACATATGTCGGTATTGTCTCTACACAGGCATCGCTACCCGATAAGCTGACGTTAAACCAATTCCTGAAAACGCCTCAGATCCACTTACCGCTGATCAACTCGGGGGGAGATCCCATTGATCGCTGGTTGCACCAGCAGCATCAGGCCCGCCAGATTTCCATGATAGTGCAGAGCTTCGCGGTCGGCGGCATGGTCACGGTGCAAACCAACAGCCTGATGTGCGTTCCGTTACGCATTGCACTGGAGTTGCAGCAGATGCTGCCTGTCAGAATCATTGAACTTCCTGAGGGGACACCAGAACTGTCGCTGAGCATGTTTACCCACCAGTTATACGACAGTCAGGATAGCATTCAGTGGTTGATTCAGGAGATACACCAATGCGTCCGAAATTGA
- the aguB gene encoding N-carbamoylputrescine amidase produces MMKKVTVAATQMTCSWDVKNNVEKAERLVREAAGKGAQIILLQELFETPYFCIEIAESYHNLATVLDENEAFQRLSRLAKELEVVLPFSWFEKAGNVKFNSLAMIDADGSLLGVYRKTHIPDSDGYLEKYYFSPGDTGFKVWDTRYAKIGVGICWDQWFPETARSMVLQGAELLFFPTAIGSEPSQPEMNSQPHWQCVMQGHAAANQVPVIASNRIGTEQAKYRDLAITFFGSSFIADYTGEIIAKADRTTEGVIIHEFDLDEIGFQRSAWGLFRDRRPQHYQHLMTLDGQLKD; encoded by the coding sequence GTGATGAAAAAAGTAACCGTGGCAGCGACACAGATGACGTGTTCGTGGGATGTGAAAAATAATGTAGAGAAAGCGGAACGTCTGGTACGTGAAGCGGCAGGCAAAGGTGCGCAGATTATCTTGCTGCAGGAGCTTTTCGAGACACCGTATTTCTGTATCGAGATAGCAGAGTCATACCACAATCTGGCAACAGTGTTGGATGAAAATGAGGCTTTCCAGCGTCTTTCACGGCTGGCAAAAGAGCTGGAAGTCGTATTGCCGTTCAGCTGGTTTGAAAAAGCAGGTAACGTCAAGTTTAACTCGCTGGCGATGATTGATGCCGATGGTTCACTTCTGGGGGTATACCGCAAAACACATATCCCCGATAGTGATGGATACTTGGAGAAATACTATTTCAGCCCGGGTGATACCGGTTTTAAGGTGTGGGATACCCGTTACGCAAAAATAGGTGTCGGTATTTGCTGGGATCAATGGTTTCCCGAGACAGCGCGCAGCATGGTACTGCAAGGCGCTGAACTTCTATTTTTCCCAACTGCTATCGGCAGCGAACCCAGCCAACCAGAGATGAATTCACAACCTCACTGGCAGTGTGTCATGCAAGGCCATGCAGCCGCGAATCAGGTACCGGTTATTGCGTCTAACCGCATCGGAACAGAGCAAGCGAAATACCGGGATCTGGCGATCACCTTCTTTGGCTCCTCATTTATTGCCGATTATACCGGCGAGATCATCGCCAAGGCGGACAGAACAACTGAGGGAGTGATTATCCACGAGTTTGATCTTGATGAAATCGGATTTCAGCGCAGTGCGTGGGGGTTATTCAGAGACAGAAGACCGCAGCACTATCAACATTTGATGACATTAGACGGGCAATTAAAGGATTAA
- a CDS encoding APC family permease translates to MNAMTEKKMGITPLALFSLCAVLVVDTLTASASIGVSSLGWWVLILAIFVLPYGLITSELSSAYPGEGGIYDWVKRAFGVNWAIRTTWFYWINVGLWMPAVYILFAGMFAELFAPDLSLMAQVIICVVLTWGTVWMCNISTDIGVLITNFCAVLKVVIISVLGIGGFIYAAKNGVANEFSLAAIMPSFNSGIAFLPALVFNLMGFELVATMTREMKDVKQMPKVVFLAIGITSLLYIVGTLGILMALPVKEVGLVAGIVDTLKVLFGDGELGQFMTYALGVVTLITFIGNMVSWTMGSSRAAAESAREGELPAIVGKTSAKHATPVGANTITGLVSTAVILIYALFANTNDELFWSMFAFSSCIFLMPYLLMFPAYLKLRMSDASAPRPFQVPGNMGVQKTITVVCFLIILQAVVLFIFPDIIFGSIDWQYTLPVLLGVLATIAVGEVLLQRTKRQASPLTGEEVV, encoded by the coding sequence ATTAATGCGATGACTGAGAAAAAAATGGGTATTACACCGCTGGCACTGTTCAGTTTGTGTGCGGTTCTGGTCGTGGATACGTTAACCGCTTCGGCTTCCATCGGCGTCAGCTCACTGGGATGGTGGGTGCTGATTCTGGCTATCTTCGTGCTGCCATATGGCCTAATCACTTCTGAACTGAGCTCTGCATATCCGGGCGAAGGTGGGATTTATGACTGGGTAAAACGCGCTTTTGGCGTGAATTGGGCCATCCGTACCACTTGGTTTTACTGGATTAACGTGGGCTTGTGGATGCCCGCAGTCTATATTCTGTTTGCCGGTATGTTCGCGGAGCTGTTCGCACCGGACCTCTCCCTGATGGCGCAGGTTATCATCTGTGTCGTTCTGACCTGGGGAACCGTTTGGATGTGTAATATTTCAACCGATATTGGCGTTCTGATCACCAATTTCTGCGCCGTGCTGAAGGTCGTTATCATCTCAGTACTGGGGATCGGTGGTTTTATCTATGCCGCCAAAAATGGGGTTGCCAATGAGTTTAGCTTGGCTGCAATCATGCCCTCGTTTAACTCGGGTATCGCGTTTTTACCCGCGCTGGTTTTCAACCTGATGGGCTTTGAACTGGTAGCAACCATGACGCGTGAGATGAAAGATGTCAAACAGATGCCTAAGGTCGTCTTTCTGGCTATCGGTATTACTTCGCTGCTCTACATTGTCGGCACACTGGGCATACTCATGGCGCTGCCGGTTAAAGAAGTTGGTTTAGTTGCAGGGATCGTCGATACGCTCAAGGTGCTGTTTGGCGACGGTGAATTGGGACAGTTCATGACTTATGCATTAGGCGTTGTCACCCTGATTACCTTTATTGGCAACATGGTGAGCTGGACGATGGGCTCTAGCCGTGCAGCAGCAGAATCCGCGCGGGAAGGCGAACTCCCCGCTATTGTCGGTAAAACCTCTGCTAAACACGCAACACCAGTCGGTGCCAACACTATCACAGGGCTGGTCTCTACTGCCGTTATCCTGATTTACGCCTTGTTTGCCAATACCAATGATGAACTATTCTGGTCAATGTTTGCGTTTTCCAGTTGTATATTTCTGATGCCTTATCTGCTGATGTTCCCGGCATACCTGAAGCTGAGAATGAGTGATGCATCCGCACCTCGTCCATTTCAGGTGCCGGGAAATATGGGCGTTCAGAAAACCATAACCGTGGTGTGTTTTCTGATTATCTTGCAAGCCGTGGTACTGTTTATCTTTCCTGACATTATCTTTGGCAGTATTGACTGGCAATATACCTTACCCGTACTGCTGGGTGTGCTGGCGACTATCGCTGTCGGTGAGGTGTTATTACAACGGACAAAGCGCCAAGCAAGTCCTCTTACAGGGGAGGAAGTGGTATGA